TCCAAACCTCATCCCAAACCtaaactcctcaacaaaataaaaaacttgTATATTGTAGTTAGAAAAAAATGCCAAAAACCCCTACGTTTctcacaaatattttttttatataaacatatatttccTTCTTTGCTATTTCTATTCATCACttttataaatttgtatttaaaaaaaaaagtttgacattttttcttgaggggaaaaaaaaatgaaaaattctaattattctcttttagcttatttttttattattagttttttcACAAATTGTTTTAGTGAAGCAAGAGAGTTTATTgttgatggaaaagaaaattCTTGGAAAATTCCTTCTTCACCTAATGAATTTAATAAGTGGGCTGAGAAAACTCGTTTTCGGATTGGAGATTATATTggtaacaatttttattttacgtTAATCTATCGTTAAATAGTTCGTagctaacaattttttttttacgatCTGTGaatgaatttttgttgtttagcaagattgttttaatattttgtgaatAACTCATAGccaacatgatttttttttggtgatatatatatattatatatatgtccATTTCATGCTAACAAgttgatgttttattttattttattttcattatatatatataaggtttGAGAAGAATCTACGTTTCGTTGTGATTTCGaatgaaaaagttcaaaaaatctTGTTAGattctaaaaaaattacttctaaaaataaattattaatcatTTGCTTCTCATGTTAGAGATTTTGTTAATCAGCTTGATTGTATCTCTTTTCGTTTCATTTGTAAAATAAAGGAAGAAGGGTTATATTTCTTTTCGTTATTCGTATCTCTCTCTGATTAAGCAATGTGTGATATACCAAATATGCATACATTACTAACTAATTTCACGACTCGAACATACACGAAGACAACTTTACTGTTTCatctcatatatatatgtgtgagaagttaatttctctatttatccttctaattatatattatttattattttttttttacagtttTGAATTATGATCCAAAGTCAGACTCAGTATTACAAGTAAATGAAGAAGATTACAACAATTGCAACAAGGCCCAGCCCATTAAATCATATGAAGATGGAGTAACCAAGATTTTGCTTGACAGATCAGGCCCATTTTTCTTCATAAGTGGAGCAAATGGCCATTGTGAAAAGGGCCAAAAACTTGATGTGATAGTCTTGTCACCTAAACATAGTTCATCAACTCGAGTGAAATTTCTGGCT
This portion of the Solanum pennellii chromosome 12, SPENNV200 genome encodes:
- the LOC114075109 gene encoding early nodulin-like protein 1 translates to MKNSNYSLLAYFFIISFFTNCFSEAREFIVDGKENSWKIPSSPNEFNKWAEKTRFRIGDYIVLNYDPKSDSVLQVNEEDYNNCNKAQPIKSYEDGVTKILLDRSGPFFFISGANGHCEKGQKLDVIVLSPKHSSSTRVKFLAPTLAPAPAPESGSSGMKVEIIGGFIVMLASIIVLA